The Fimbriimonadia bacterium genome has a window encoding:
- a CDS encoding PEP-CTERM sorting domain-containing protein — MRPMLGMGSVVLAPILLFSTTLADQPVYTSSRGLPLDPFDMSKGVITYSVTTSWEFDGGVSNPTIVEGEALGFTWEIRFSISQRGGAGFIPAIVLRMPDGVYTPGAPVWGQNGECWLAVMGDAVFDYDLPWTVESDNGLGVDQELSVGPGEMMGEMWAIAHAETVYDPRGLEYCRNFYGDGGWIRVRGWIRGMRMPDMPMHEHFVIDGMWGHIEPHGMWGEGQRCFPTGIVPDPDASTAPWEGGTLWAHGGKGYTDNMAWRSFNVVPEPGSLAILCLGFAALGLRGRKHDTSGTRGTEPMA, encoded by the coding sequence GTGCGCCCTATGCTTGGTATGGGGTCGGTCGTGCTGGCCCCGATACTTCTTTTCTCCACGACTCTTGCCGACCAGCCGGTGTACACGAGCTCTCGAGGCTTGCCGCTGGACCCTTTCGACATGTCCAAGGGCGTCATCACCTACTCGGTGACAACCTCATGGGAGTTCGATGGCGGTGTGTCCAACCCCACGATCGTGGAGGGAGAGGCCCTAGGCTTCACTTGGGAGATCAGGTTCTCCATCTCTCAGCGAGGCGGCGCGGGCTTCATCCCTGCGATCGTGCTGAGAATGCCCGACGGTGTTTACACGCCTGGAGCACCCGTGTGGGGTCAGAACGGTGAGTGCTGGCTGGCGGTGATGGGCGACGCGGTGTTCGACTACGACCTGCCGTGGACAGTGGAGTCCGACAATGGCTTGGGTGTGGACCAGGAGCTGAGTGTCGGACCGGGTGAGATGATGGGCGAGATGTGGGCCATCGCTCACGCCGAGACCGTGTACGACCCGCGCGGCCTGGAATACTGCCGGAACTTCTATGGCGATGGCGGTTGGATCCGTGTACGTGGGTGGATCAGGGGGATGCGCATGCCAGACATGCCGATGCACGAGCACTTCGTGATAGATGGCATGTGGGGCCACATCGAGCCGCACGGTATGTGGGGCGAGGGGCAACGCTGCTTTCCCACAGGCATCGTGCCAGACCCCGACGCCTCGACAGCCCCGTGGGAAGGAGGCACTCTGTGGGCCCACGGCGGCAAGGGATATACGGATAACATGGCTTGGCGCTCTTTCAACGTGGTACCGGAACCGGGTTCTCTGGCAATCTTGTGCTTGGGCTTCGCGGCTCTCGGACTGAGAGGTAGGAAGCATGACACAAGCGGAACGAGAGGAACTGAACCGATGGCTTGA
- a CDS encoding SpoVR family protein — protein sequence MTQAEREELNRWLDAIYEKALEMGLDPFPVHFEVVPDHVIYELGAYGLPARFSHWTFGRDYHRMKTSYEYNLTRIYEIIFNTDPSQAFLLDSNSMLSHKLVAAHCYGHSDFFKNNTYFQHTDRSMIERARLHAERIRKYQMEHGPEVVERFLDAAMSIQEHLDPAKMSRPNAQPVAEPKENEQPPRGPYDDIWYVVEEKPAPPAREQRFPPEPEKDLLLFLRDYARDLEPWQRDCLEILRDEMLYFLPQMRTKIMNEGWASYWHEKILESLPLTSEEHLEFRRMHSAVLSPGGSVHLNPYYVGYQIFKDIERRWNGEPDPDGEPEEDWLGNTIERPTGQGRERIFQSRLEDDDQSFLGKYLTAGLCKRMDLFTYKMEEINGEMVWVVQETDWRKVRDALVAQMTNLGAPYVTVEDGDFEHRGELLLRHHYDGRPLDFDYTARTLRNLAYIWGRPVHVDTVSNDEPVRISCDGENITQTGT from the coding sequence ATGACACAAGCGGAACGAGAGGAACTGAACCGATGGCTTGACGCCATCTATGAGAAGGCGCTGGAGATGGGGCTCGACCCATTCCCGGTGCACTTCGAGGTGGTGCCGGATCATGTCATCTACGAGCTGGGGGCCTACGGGCTCCCGGCTCGATTCTCACACTGGACCTTCGGGCGGGACTACCACCGCATGAAGACCAGCTACGAGTACAACTTGACACGCATCTACGAGATTATCTTCAACACCGATCCTTCGCAGGCGTTCCTGTTGGACAGCAACTCGATGCTGAGCCACAAGCTCGTAGCGGCCCACTGTTATGGACACAGCGACTTCTTCAAGAACAACACCTACTTCCAGCATACGGACCGCAGTATGATCGAGCGTGCGCGCCTTCACGCGGAGCGTATTAGAAAATATCAGATGGAGCACGGCCCTGAGGTAGTTGAACGCTTCCTCGACGCCGCGATGAGCATCCAGGAGCACCTGGACCCGGCAAAAATGTCTCGGCCTAACGCGCAGCCAGTAGCGGAACCCAAAGAGAACGAGCAGCCTCCCCGAGGACCTTATGACGATATCTGGTATGTGGTGGAGGAGAAGCCTGCACCACCTGCTCGCGAGCAGCGATTCCCGCCGGAACCCGAGAAGGACCTACTACTCTTCCTGCGCGATTACGCCCGCGATCTCGAGCCGTGGCAGCGAGACTGCTTGGAGATCCTTCGCGACGAAATGTTGTACTTCCTGCCTCAGATGCGAACCAAGATCATGAACGAAGGTTGGGCATCCTACTGGCACGAGAAGATCCTGGAGTCCCTGCCACTTACATCGGAGGAGCATCTGGAGTTCCGTCGCATGCATAGTGCGGTGCTTTCTCCCGGGGGCAGCGTGCATCTGAATCCCTACTATGTGGGATACCAGATATTCAAGGACATCGAACGGCGCTGGAATGGAGAGCCAGACCCCGATGGTGAGCCGGAAGAAGACTGGTTGGGTAACACCATCGAGCGCCCGACCGGACAAGGACGGGAGAGGATCTTCCAGTCGCGTCTCGAGGACGACGACCAGAGCTTCCTGGGCAAGTACCTAACCGCCGGACTATGCAAGCGCATGGACCTCTTCACCTACAAAATGGAGGAGATCAACGGCGAGATGGTATGGGTGGTACAAGAGACCGATTGGCGGAAGGTGCGTGATGCGCTCGTGGCGCAAATGACGAACCTCGGCGCACCCTATGTCACCGTGGAGGATGGCGACTTCGAACACCGAGGTGAGTTGCTGCTGCGACACCACTACGACGGTCGCCCACTGGACTTCGACTATACCGCACGTACCCTGCGCAATCTCGCCTACATATGGGGCCGGCCGGTGCACGTGGATACCGTGTCGAATGACGAGCCGGTCCGCATTTCCTGCGACGGGGAGAACATTACGCAGACGGGGACGTAG